From Hyphomicrobiales bacterium 4NK60-0047b, one genomic window encodes:
- a CDS encoding Fur family transcriptional regulator: protein MTEKKEAEAKNVGESGQELSSLELLCAEKNMRMTDQRRIIARILSEATDHPSVEDVYSRAHEVDDRISLSTVYRTVRLFVDAGIVESHDFGDGKARLETVAEEHHDHLIDLKTGRVIEFSNEEIEKLQERVARELGFKLVDHRLELYGVPLDEKD from the coding sequence ATGACCGAGAAGAAAGAGGCTGAAGCAAAAAATGTTGGTGAAAGCGGGCAAGAGCTTTCATCACTTGAATTGTTATGTGCTGAAAAGAATATGCGCATGACAGATCAACGGCGGATTATTGCTCGTATTTTATCTGAGGCGACAGATCACCCTAGTGTTGAAGATGTTTATTCTCGGGCTCATGAAGTTGATGATAGGATCTCTCTTTCTACTGTTTATCGTACTGTTAGGCTTTTTGTTGATGCTGGAATTGTTGAGAGCCATGATTTTGGTGACGGGAAAGCCAGATTAGAAACGGTTGCTGAAGAGCATCATGATCATTTGATTGATTTGAAAACGGGCCGTGTGATTGAGTTTAGCAATGAAGAAATTGAAAAGCTACAAGAGCGTGTGGCGCGTGAGCTTGGATTTAAGCTGGTCGATCATCGCTTAGAGCTGTATGGTGTCCCTCTAGACGAAAAAGACTGA
- the rimI gene encoding ribosomal protein S18-alanine N-acetyltransferase — MRVLENGYTVKDLGIDSINCLANLHKTSFTRGWGAHDFALFLQDNNMKVLGAFSNGDKNPNAFLLVRCVADEAEVISIAVGRRHRRKGVAEGMLDVAIDTLYDKGIKELHLEVDETNKGAVQLYNQAGFEVVGERRAYYQGKKGEKASSALMMRLLLDEE; from the coding sequence ATGAGAGTTCTGGAAAATGGTTATACTGTTAAAGACTTAGGGATTGATAGTATCAATTGCCTAGCCAACTTGCATAAAACATCCTTCACCCGTGGGTGGGGGGCGCATGATTTCGCTTTATTTTTACAAGACAATAATATGAAAGTTCTTGGGGCTTTTTCTAACGGTGATAAAAACCCAAATGCTTTTCTGCTTGTTCGCTGTGTAGCGGATGAGGCTGAGGTTATTTCCATTGCTGTTGGGCGTCGCCATCGGCGCAAGGGAGTGGCTGAAGGCATGCTCGATGTGGCCATTGATACACTCTATGATAAAGGCATAAAAGAACTGCATTTGGAAGTAGATGAAACGAACAAAGGCGCTGTTCAGCTTTATAATCAGGCGGGGTTTGAAGTGGTAGGTGAACGCCGTGCTTATTATCAGGGTAAAAAAGGCGAAAAAGCTTCGAGTGCTTTGATGATGCGCTTGTTACTTGATGAAGAGTAG
- the tsaB gene encoding tRNA (adenosine(37)-N6)-threonylcarbamoyltransferase complex dimerization subunit type 1 TsaB: MICELAIDTAGAGCSAALTVGMPDQQKTFARFDNIRRGHAEHIIAQIDDLMVEAGISYHSLNRISCTMGPGSFTGVRVGIAFAKGLALACDVPLYGAVCSVVAGQKFIKLNDELEFDRPDLDFNLDLSKSFHICHVLEAGRDEFYVHVFKGLGDEASGVNVLNEVTSLSEVTGPVLLSYSDVADFVQKNEVHVSFGPGADKFCELNRASNSGDPSPRFDVHSAALDIRAEDLFKLDEDCFKINDEVRPLYLRAPDAKPQLGKTLVRRL; encoded by the coding sequence ATGATTTGTGAATTAGCGATTGATACAGCGGGGGCTGGGTGTTCAGCAGCGCTGACTGTAGGCATGCCTGATCAGCAAAAAACGTTTGCTCGTTTCGATAATATTCGCCGTGGCCATGCTGAGCATATTATCGCGCAAATTGATGACTTAATGGTTGAGGCGGGTATTAGTTATCATTCTCTTAACAGAATCAGTTGCACAATGGGGCCAGGATCTTTTACAGGTGTCAGGGTTGGAATTGCTTTTGCCAAGGGTTTGGCTCTTGCTTGTGATGTTCCTTTATATGGTGCTGTTTGCTCTGTTGTTGCAGGGCAAAAATTTATTAAGCTCAACGATGAACTTGAGTTTGATAGACCAGACTTAGACTTCAATTTGGATTTGTCGAAGTCCTTTCATATTTGTCATGTTCTTGAAGCCGGACGAGATGAGTTTTATGTTCACGTTTTTAAAGGACTTGGAGACGAGGCTAGCGGTGTAAATGTTCTGAATGAAGTTACATCTTTAAGCGAAGTTACAGGACCAGTTTTGCTTTCATATTCTGATGTGGCTGATTTTGTTCAAAAAAATGAAGTACATGTTAGTTTTGGGCCTGGTGCTGATAAATTTTGTGAGTTAAATCGGGCAAGTAATAGTGGAGACCCCTCTCCACGGTTTGATGTTCATTCTGCCGCGTTAGATATTCGCGCTGAAGATTTGTTCAAGCTTGATGAAGATTGTTTTAAAATTAATGATGAAGTGCGGCCTTTATATTTGCGTGCACCGGATGCGAAACCTCAGTTGGGAAAAACATTGGTACGGAGGCTCTGA
- a CDS encoding NifU family protein — MFIQTEATPNPQTLKFIPGKAVIDQGNMEFLSSDVAKNSPLALRLFGIDGVEAVFLGTDFISVTKGSMEWQSLKPAVLGAIMEHYMSGDPVISEGDTDNSQAEEEFFDPADQETVNTIKELLETRVRPAVAQDGGDIVFKGFRDGIVYLTMRGACAGCPSSTVTLQHGIENLMRHFLPEVQAVRPAEDAY, encoded by the coding sequence ATGTTTATTCAAACGGAAGCAACACCAAACCCGCAAACATTAAAATTCATTCCAGGTAAAGCTGTGATTGATCAAGGGAATATGGAATTTCTCTCATCTGATGTTGCTAAAAACTCTCCTTTGGCACTTCGTTTGTTTGGTATTGACGGAGTTGAGGCAGTATTTCTTGGAACTGACTTTATTTCAGTGACTAAGGGCTCTATGGAATGGCAAAGTCTCAAACCGGCTGTTTTGGGTGCGATTATGGAGCACTATATGTCTGGTGATCCTGTTATTTCAGAGGGTGACACTGACAATTCACAAGCAGAAGAAGAATTTTTTGATCCTGCCGATCAAGAAACAGTTAACACAATTAAAGAACTTTTAGAAACTCGCGTCCGCCCAGCAGTGGCTCAAGATGGTGGTGATATTGTCTTTAAAGGGTTCCGTGATGGGATTGTTTATCTCACAATGCGCGGTGCTTGTGCTGGTTGCCCAAGCTCGACTGTGACTTTGCAGCATGGCATTGAGAATTTGATGCGCCACTTTTTGCCTGAAGTTCAAGCTGTACGGCCAGCTGAAGATGCCTATTAA
- a CDS encoding universal stress protein has protein sequence MSDACRNVFESGHVRKFLVVVEEDAPEVEAALAFAANRVRRTGGMISMLYVIEPGDYQHWLGVKEIQREEALQKAKAVFRLFRRKLKGAGFEDLEVEEIVREGKKAEEISKLIEIDEDIAIIVLGASVEQSGPGPLITNLFTGNKAGTFPIPISIIPGHLTWDDITSLA, from the coding sequence ATGTCAGATGCTTGCAGAAATGTTTTTGAATCTGGGCACGTTCGGAAATTTCTCGTGGTTGTCGAAGAAGATGCCCCGGAAGTTGAAGCTGCCCTTGCCTTTGCCGCCAACCGTGTGAGACGTACGGGGGGCATGATCTCTATGCTTTATGTGATAGAACCTGGAGACTATCAGCATTGGCTTGGTGTGAAGGAAATACAACGTGAAGAAGCTTTGCAAAAAGCTAAAGCTGTTTTTCGGCTGTTTCGCCGTAAATTAAAGGGTGCTGGTTTTGAAGACCTTGAGGTTGAAGAAATCGTTCGTGAAGGTAAAAAGGCCGAGGAAATTTCTAAATTAATTGAAATTGACGAAGACATTGCCATTATTGTACTTGGGGCTTCTGTGGAGCAATCTGGACCTGGTCCGCTGATTACGAACCTGTTTACTGGCAATAAAGCAGGTACTTTTCCTATACCTATCTCCATTATTCCTGGGCACTTGACTTGGGATGACATCACTTCATTAGCTTAA
- a CDS encoding NAD-glutamate dehydrogenase produces the protein MDEFTKKLLSSIKWTDFNQFHGEMFSTLVAQSFELMQKRKPGECKLKVYSPEVSDHYQFEYGDFTVIDIANDDIPFLLDSVLGELQSRNMKIHLVLHPNLSVRRDAKGNLKEVLDNTKLDGLNKKTGQIYSESFVSLHIDPLSEKAMEELETALKTLVKRVQLVVNDWLLMRTKLTTVATGLSTNQTKVPVSQLSESIQFLRWANDNNFTFLGMREYKLKGKGKTSQLTAVEDSGLGLLRDDKVEVLRKGKTLCTMTPEVRKFFFSPSPIIITKANIKSDVHRRTYMDYIGVKLFDEKGNISGELRIVGLFTSTAYASKVASIPLLRQKLDHVLDHSGSPRDSHSGKALTNIVETFPRDELFQISKEMLSIYATEIETLDHSPRVKVLKRVDEFDRFVSLMVFLPKDQFSTDIRKYVGDYLAKSFKGRVSAYYPYFAEGPYVRIHYIIGRDEGKTPKRVSKALEKDIQEISRRWEDRMHDEISKVHETAETELLLEQYGQAFPVGYQEVYKTDRLMSDIHIIEEMDENRPTAVSFYRSEGTEKDCVEVTLYNLSSSIPLSKRVPIFENLGFSVIDERSYVITPEKGAGQPSVCQHMMKLKVRNGEAIDLSKLEEKLVKGFMSVWRGDAANDGYNQMISLLGIHWREAALLRGLGSYLRQINVPYDQDYLVQTLVHYKSVTKDMVELFNLRFDPSKQKGASAKIKRINKKIDQVLSDIPSLDEDQILRHFRNLIMVALRTNYFQRDENGLAPEELVFKFDSQTIDGVPEPKPYREIFVYSPKVEGVHLRFGKIARGGLRWSDRHQDFRTEVLGLVKAQLVKNTVIVPTGSKGGFVPKDMPTNPSREEFMAHGIAAYKRFINGMLSITDNMVGKKIVAPENTVRHDDDDPYLVVAADKGTATFSDIANEISCSRGFWLGDAFASGGSQGYDHKVMGITARGGWEAVKRHFREMNINIQRQPFTAIGVGDMSGDVFGNGMLLSKATKLLAAFDHRDIFIDPNPDPKSSWKERKRLFDAGRSSWQDYNKKLISKGGGIFSRSAKSIKLSSEIKEMLGVSDNEMTPTKLMKTILKSNADLLWFGGIGTYVRGSSQSDSAVGDRGNDVLRVSAQELNVKVIGEGANLGITQEGRMEFAALGGRVNTDAIDNSAGVNSSDLEVNIKIALGAAVSSNRISTDKRNKILSSMTEQVAKRCLVNNYQQTLTLSLAERRGITEIGFQQRLMRVLENKGLMNREIENLPEDAVLAERKEAGEALTRPELSTLLGFAKIDLFNDLIESDVVDDPYFAASLKDYFPDGMQKDFASEIRNHPLRREIVATQLTNNIINRGGSTMAVRLEEETGHSRGELAAAFTVATAVLGLDDIYSSLDALDNKLDGALQLKIYSRLQFISRRKTAWFITNGDFSKGLSKEIKAYQSGLNSYMKKVQLSQTDEQKAQISSDMKELVDGGLPEKVALSIVNLMRKNEGLDVVKAARNSDLDVSGLTQIHNIIDDQLRLGALIRATDHVPVSDVYDRWALNAVVSRIQGARRSLMVAIGHETNGFDAWMDHKGLAVTRVKAAIDEIINGGEIGLSKLIVAVGQIDELSH, from the coding sequence TTGGATGAATTTACAAAAAAACTTCTGAGTTCAATAAAATGGACAGATTTTAATCAATTTCATGGTGAGATGTTTTCGACGCTCGTGGCTCAGTCATTTGAGCTTATGCAAAAGCGCAAACCTGGTGAATGTAAACTAAAAGTTTATTCCCCTGAGGTCTCTGACCATTATCAATTTGAATATGGTGACTTTACTGTCATCGATATTGCGAATGATGACATTCCTTTTTTACTTGATTCTGTTCTTGGTGAATTACAATCGAGAAACATGAAAATTCATCTTGTTCTTCATCCGAATTTGTCGGTACGGCGCGATGCAAAAGGGAATTTAAAAGAAGTTTTAGATAATACCAAACTCGATGGCCTGAATAAAAAAACAGGTCAGATTTACTCTGAAAGTTTCGTATCTTTACATATTGATCCTTTAAGTGAAAAAGCTATGGAAGAGCTGGAAACAGCTTTGAAAACCTTAGTTAAACGGGTTCAACTGGTTGTGAATGATTGGCTTTTGATGCGCACGAAGTTAACGACAGTTGCGACAGGTCTTTCTACAAACCAAACTAAAGTTCCGGTATCCCAACTATCAGAATCTATTCAGTTTTTACGCTGGGCGAATGATAATAATTTTACGTTTCTTGGAATGCGGGAATATAAACTCAAGGGTAAGGGCAAGACCAGTCAACTTACTGCAGTTGAAGATTCCGGCCTTGGTCTTTTGCGTGATGACAAGGTTGAAGTTTTACGGAAAGGTAAAACGCTTTGCACGATGACGCCTGAAGTGCGCAAATTCTTTTTCTCACCCTCTCCGATTATCATAACGAAAGCAAATATCAAATCTGACGTTCATCGCCGTACTTATATGGATTATATCGGCGTTAAACTTTTTGATGAAAAAGGCAATATTAGCGGTGAGCTTCGCATTGTTGGTTTGTTTACCTCAACCGCTTATGCGAGCAAGGTGGCTTCAATACCATTGCTACGCCAAAAATTAGATCATGTGTTGGACCACTCTGGCTCACCGCGTGACAGCCATAGTGGCAAGGCTTTGACGAATATTGTTGAAACCTTTCCTCGTGATGAGTTATTTCAAATTTCTAAAGAAATGCTCAGTATTTATGCCACAGAAATTGAAACACTTGACCATTCACCGCGTGTAAAAGTTTTAAAGCGTGTTGATGAGTTTGATCGGTTTGTTTCATTGATGGTGTTTTTACCAAAGGATCAATTTTCTACCGATATTCGCAAATATGTTGGTGATTATCTGGCCAAGAGTTTTAAAGGCCGGGTGAGTGCTTATTATCCTTATTTTGCTGAAGGGCCTTATGTGCGCATTCACTATATTATTGGGCGCGATGAAGGCAAAACACCAAAGCGTGTTTCAAAAGCATTAGAAAAAGATATTCAGGAAATCTCACGGCGCTGGGAAGACCGAATGCATGATGAAATTTCCAAGGTACATGAGACTGCCGAAACTGAATTGCTTTTAGAGCAATATGGACAAGCTTTTCCTGTTGGATATCAGGAAGTTTACAAAACAGATCGTTTGATGAGTGACATTCATATCATAGAAGAGATGGATGAGAACCGTCCAACGGCTGTTTCGTTTTATCGCTCTGAAGGTACTGAAAAAGATTGTGTGGAAGTAACTCTTTATAATTTATCTTCATCGATTCCTCTTTCAAAACGTGTGCCTATTTTTGAGAATTTGGGCTTTTCAGTGATTGATGAGCGCAGTTATGTGATCACGCCTGAGAAAGGTGCGGGGCAACCATCCGTTTGTCAGCATATGATGAAACTCAAAGTGCGCAATGGTGAAGCTATTGACCTTTCCAAGCTTGAAGAAAAACTTGTGAAAGGGTTTATGTCAGTTTGGCGCGGTGATGCGGCGAACGATGGTTATAACCAAATGATCTCTCTGCTTGGTATTCATTGGCGCGAAGCAGCATTATTGCGCGGGCTTGGAAGTTACTTGCGGCAGATTAATGTGCCTTATGATCAGGATTATCTTGTTCAAACTTTGGTTCATTATAAATCCGTTACAAAAGATATGGTGGAGTTGTTTAACCTTAGGTTTGATCCATCAAAACAAAAGGGCGCTTCTGCTAAAATTAAACGAATAAATAAAAAAATAGATCAGGTTTTAAGTGACATTCCTAGTCTTGATGAAGACCAGATTTTACGCCATTTCAGAAATTTAATTATGGTGGCGCTACGTACCAACTATTTTCAGCGCGATGAAAATGGTTTGGCACCTGAAGAACTGGTTTTTAAATTTGATAGTCAGACTATTGATGGTGTGCCTGAACCAAAACCTTATCGTGAGATTTTTGTATATTCTCCAAAGGTTGAAGGCGTGCATTTGCGGTTTGGTAAAATTGCCCGCGGTGGTCTTCGTTGGTCAGACAGACATCAGGATTTCCGCACAGAAGTACTTGGCTTGGTGAAAGCGCAGTTGGTGAAAAACACTGTGATTGTGCCGACAGGGTCTAAAGGTGGTTTTGTTCCTAAAGACATGCCGACTAATCCAAGCCGGGAAGAGTTTATGGCTCATGGTATTGCTGCCTATAAGCGGTTTATCAATGGCATGCTTTCTATTACTGATAATATGGTTGGTAAGAAGATTGTTGCCCCAGAGAATACAGTTCGACATGATGATGACGATCCTTATTTGGTTGTGGCAGCTGATAAGGGAACGGCGACGTTTTCTGATATTGCGAATGAGATTTCTTGCTCTCGCGGTTTTTGGCTAGGAGATGCTTTTGCCTCAGGTGGCTCTCAAGGTTATGATCACAAAGTTATGGGCATTACTGCTCGTGGTGGTTGGGAAGCTGTTAAGCGCCATTTCAGAGAAATGAATATCAATATTCAGCGCCAGCCTTTTACGGCGATTGGTGTTGGCGACATGTCTGGTGATGTTTTTGGTAATGGTATGTTATTATCAAAAGCAACGAAGCTCCTTGCAGCTTTTGATCACCGCGACATTTTCATTGATCCAAATCCTGACCCCAAGAGCTCCTGGAAAGAGCGGAAGCGTTTGTTTGATGCGGGGCGGTCTAGCTGGCAGGACTATAATAAGAAATTAATCTCGAAGGGCGGCGGCATTTTTTCTCGCTCTGCTAAATCGATCAAGCTTAGTTCTGAAATTAAAGAAATGCTTGGTGTATCTGATAATGAGATGACACCTACGAAATTGATGAAAACGATTTTGAAATCAAATGCTGATCTGCTTTGGTTTGGTGGTATTGGGACTTATGTTCGTGGTTCTTCACAATCTGACAGTGCAGTTGGTGATCGGGGCAATGATGTGCTTCGTGTCTCAGCTCAGGAGTTGAATGTGAAAGTGATTGGTGAAGGGGCTAATCTTGGAATTACGCAAGAAGGACGTATGGAGTTTGCTGCTTTAGGTGGCCGGGTCAATACGGATGCGATTGATAATTCAGCTGGTGTCAACTCTTCTGACCTTGAAGTGAATATTAAGATTGCGCTGGGGGCGGCTGTTTCGTCGAACCGAATTTCTACTGATAAGCGTAACAAGATTTTATCGTCCATGACTGAGCAAGTTGCTAAACGTTGTTTGGTGAATAACTATCAACAAACATTGACCTTAAGTTTAGCAGAACGGCGCGGTATTACTGAAATCGGTTTTCAACAACGGCTGATGCGGGTTCTGGAAAATAAAGGCTTGATGAACAGAGAGATTGAGAACTTGCCTGAAGATGCTGTTCTTGCTGAGCGAAAGGAAGCTGGTGAAGCGTTAACTCGACCAGAACTTTCAACCCTTTTAGGATTTGCAAAAATTGACCTCTTTAATGATTTGATTGAAAGCGATGTTGTTGATGATCCTTACTTTGCAGCGTCTTTAAAAGATTATTTCCCAGATGGCATGCAAAAAGATTTTGCTTCTGAGATAAGAAACCATCCTTTGCGCCGGGAGATTGTTGCTACTCAATTGACGAATAACATCATCAATCGTGGTGGATCGACTATGGCTGTAAGGTTAGAAGAAGAAACTGGCCACAGCCGCGGTGAACTTGCTGCTGCCTTTACTGTCGCCACTGCAGTGCTTGGCTTGGATGATATTTACTCATCTCTTGATGCTCTTGATAATAAACTTGATGGGGCATTGCAGCTTAAGATTTATTCTCGTTTGCAATTTATCTCACGTAGGAAAACGGCTTGGTTCATTACTAATGGCGATTTCTCTAAGGGCTTGTCGAAAGAGATCAAGGCCTATCAGAGCGGTCTGAATTCTTATATGAAGAAAGTTCAGCTTAGTCAGACAGATGAACAAAAGGCTCAAATATCATCTGATATGAAAGAGCTTGTTGATGGTGGTTTACCTGAGAAGGTTGCGCTTTCAATTGTCAACTTAATGAGGAAAAATGAGGGTTTGGATGTTGTGAAAGCGGCGCGTAATTCTGACCTTGATGTATCTGGGCTCACGCAAATTCATAATATCATTGATGATCAGTTGAGACTTGGAGCGTTAATTCGCGCGACTGACCATGTGCCTGTTTCAGATGTTTATGACCGCTGGGCGTTGAACGCTGTGGTGAGCCGTATTCAAGGAGCACGCCGTAGTCTTATGGTTGCGATTGGACATGAAACAAATGGGTTTGATGCCTGGATGGATCATAAAGGTTTAGCTGTGACACGAGTTAAAGCTGCCATTGATGAAATTATAAATGGCGGTGAGATCGGGTTGTCGAAACTCATTGTTGCTGTTGGCCAAATTGATGAGCTTTCGCACTAG
- a CDS encoding TPM domain-containing protein translates to MYLLNKDDAKEISEAIIDQEKRTSGEIVAVLAAQSGSYRLLPLFLAAFVALLIPLILIYLPRYTEGQFLIWSAEKIYFIQLICFVTLALLLSFRPFRYWIVPTTLKKKWAHAHALEQFAAQEMHTTSGRTGIMIFVSIAEHHAEVIGDMGIYEKIPASEWDALVRQLALDIKNKKPKKGFVTAINHSGEWLSEHFPPGSEPLDELVNHLIVIE, encoded by the coding sequence ATGTATTTGTTGAACAAAGATGATGCAAAAGAAATTAGTGAAGCCATCATTGATCAAGAGAAACGCACGAGTGGCGAGATTGTGGCTGTGCTTGCTGCACAATCTGGCAGTTATCGATTGTTGCCTTTGTTTCTGGCTGCCTTTGTGGCTTTGCTTATTCCTCTGATTTTGATTTACCTCCCTCGTTATACTGAGGGGCAATTTTTAATTTGGTCTGCTGAAAAGATCTATTTCATACAATTGATTTGTTTTGTCACACTAGCCCTTCTTTTGTCTTTTCGGCCGTTTAGATATTGGATCGTTCCAACGACATTGAAGAAAAAGTGGGCCCATGCCCATGCATTAGAGCAATTTGCAGCGCAAGAGATGCATACAACCTCAGGGCGAACTGGCATTATGATTTTTGTATCAATCGCTGAGCATCATGCAGAAGTGATTGGGGATATGGGAATTTATGAAAAAATTCCAGCTTCTGAATGGGATGCATTGGTGCGGCAATTGGCACTTGATATTAAGAATAAAAAACCAAAAAAAGGCTTTGTTACCGCCATTAATCACTCTGGTGAGTGGCTCTCGGAACATTTCCCACCAGGAAGTGAGCCGCTTGATGAACTTGTAAATCATCTAATCGTGATTGAGTAA
- a CDS encoding LemA family protein, whose protein sequence is MSKMISLIRILYFTILFLGVAGLSGCGINNIPTKEEQAKAAWSNVLNQYQRRAELIPNLIETVKGFAAQEEKVFKEVVEARAKATSLQLPKDITTNPEVFQQFQKIQSQLSGALGRLIAVSESYPDLKSSQNFLTLQTQLEGTENRIAIARRDYIDAVKQYNTELKTIPGRWWKSLVYPDSELMETFSVSAEKTKVPEVNFK, encoded by the coding sequence ATGTCTAAAATGATCAGTTTGATCAGGATTTTGTATTTTACGATCTTGTTTTTAGGGGTAGCTGGTCTTTCCGGGTGTGGGATCAATAATATTCCAACAAAAGAAGAGCAAGCTAAGGCTGCCTGGAGTAATGTTTTAAATCAATATCAACGGCGGGCTGAATTAATCCCTAATTTGATTGAAACGGTTAAAGGGTTTGCGGCTCAAGAGGAAAAAGTCTTTAAAGAGGTTGTTGAAGCACGAGCGAAAGCCACGAGCTTGCAATTGCCCAAAGATATTACGACTAATCCGGAAGTCTTTCAGCAATTTCAAAAAATTCAAAGCCAACTTTCAGGTGCGCTTGGGCGTTTGATTGCTGTTTCTGAGAGTTATCCTGATTTGAAATCAAGTCAGAACTTTTTAACATTGCAAACTCAACTTGAGGGTACGGAAAATAGAATTGCTATTGCACGGCGAGATTATATTGACGCTGTAAAACAATATAATACAGAGTTAAAAACCATCCCTGGACGGTGGTGGAAATCACTTGTCTATCCGGATTCTGAATTGATGGAGACTTTTTCCGTTAGTGCTGAAAAAACCAAAGTTCCTGAAGTTAATTTTAAATGA
- a CDS encoding D-2-hydroxyacid dehydrogenase, with the protein MTKIVFLDKGTFPTTLEAKKPSFPHEWQEFEGTPKDQIIPRLQGADIAITNKVKLDDETLSSLPDLKMIAIAATGFDHVDIHSAHAKDITVANVKGYAVNSVPEHAMMMIMALSRSLLGFQSDIEKGEWQKANQFCFFNHPIEDLHDKTLGIIGRGVLGAGLARLASGFGMGIMYAGRRGDKNPHKPYIEFDEFLDQSDIISIHCPLNDHTRDLITKNEFSKMSRNPILINASRGGIVNEADAVDAVNQRKIRALGVDCLSLEPPRNGNPLLSIAHYPNVIITPHVAWASTDAVQNLWDNLINNIEDWKKGDLKTAL; encoded by the coding sequence ATGACCAAAATAGTTTTTCTCGATAAAGGTACCTTTCCAACAACTCTGGAAGCCAAAAAACCATCATTTCCTCATGAATGGCAAGAGTTTGAAGGAACTCCAAAAGATCAGATCATTCCAAGACTTCAAGGGGCAGATATCGCAATAACGAATAAAGTGAAGCTTGATGATGAAACCTTATCAAGCCTCCCTGACCTAAAAATGATCGCCATAGCAGCAACTGGTTTTGATCATGTTGACATCCATTCTGCACATGCAAAAGACATTACAGTCGCAAATGTAAAAGGTTACGCCGTTAATTCTGTGCCTGAACATGCCATGATGATGATCATGGCTCTTAGCCGTTCTCTTCTAGGCTTTCAATCAGATATAGAAAAAGGCGAATGGCAAAAAGCCAATCAATTTTGCTTCTTTAACCACCCTATTGAAGACCTGCATGACAAAACTCTAGGTATCATTGGCCGCGGAGTGCTAGGTGCTGGTCTTGCTCGCCTTGCAAGTGGTTTCGGTATGGGGATCATGTATGCTGGGCGCCGGGGGGATAAAAATCCTCATAAACCTTATATAGAATTTGATGAGTTCTTGGATCAGAGTGACATCATCTCCATACACTGTCCCTTAAATGACCATACAAGAGATTTGATCACAAAAAATGAATTCAGCAAAATGTCCCGCAATCCAATTCTTATCAACGCATCACGCGGCGGTATCGTAAATGAAGCTGATGCTGTTGACGCAGTAAATCAAAGAAAAATCAGAGCCCTTGGTGTTGATTGCCTCTCATTAGAGCCCCCAAGAAACGGTAATCCCTTACTTTCCATCGCACATTATCCAAACGTGATCATCACCCCCCACGTCGCCTGGGCCAGCACAGACGCCGTCCAAAACTTATGGGATAATTTAATTAACAATATTGAAGACTGGAAAAAAGGCGATCTAAAAACTGCCCTGTAA
- a CDS encoding diguanylate cyclase has protein sequence MKIVVVDNSRVNLKILTTMLEDHGHSVVSFLDATEALTYIRCEQDVDVVLTGLELSPISGFELCWETRLLVSRGRQIYILAMSSSTEDGKLIETLDSGADDFIRKPPNLQELLARLRVAERMKYMQEELIKLATLDCLTGILNRRAFFDAAVSHCTAADDGADLSAIMFDIDHFKRVNDNYGHDIGDKALVAVVGTVEREYGLFARMGGEEFSLLLPNAGKEEALDVAEKLRVEIEALDIETAGSSKPLKLTCSFGVSEWAKGDSIESLLKRSDLGLYLAKESGRNQVQFNKYTPNDFIPERSEVIEIVELDPNVVELNS, from the coding sequence ATGAAGATTGTCGTTGTCGATAATAGTCGCGTGAATTTGAAAATTTTAACAACTATGCTGGAAGATCATGGGCATTCAGTTGTTAGTTTTTTAGATGCTACTGAGGCGCTTACATATATTCGATGTGAACAAGATGTTGATGTGGTTTTAACTGGCTTGGAGCTAAGTCCAATTTCAGGTTTTGAACTTTGTTGGGAAACGCGTTTGCTTGTTTCACGGGGCCGACAAATTTATATTCTTGCGATGTCTTCAAGTACTGAAGATGGTAAATTAATCGAAACGCTTGATAGCGGCGCGGATGACTTTATTCGCAAACCTCCAAATTTACAGGAACTTCTGGCGCGCTTACGCGTGGCTGAACGCATGAAATATATGCAAGAAGAATTAATCAAGTTGGCAACACTTGATTGTTTAACGGGTATTTTAAATCGCCGTGCTTTCTTTGATGCGGCAGTGTCTCACTGCACAGCCGCTGATGATGGAGCAGATCTTTCTGCTATTATGTTTGATATCGATCACTTTAAGCGCGTGAATGACAATTATGGTCATGACATAGGTGATAAAGCGCTTGTTGCTGTTGTTGGAACAGTTGAGCGTGAATATGGTTTATTTGCGCGAATGGGCGGTGAAGAATTTTCCTTGCTTCTACCTAACGCGGGGAAAGAAGAAGCGCTTGATGTGGCTGAGAAATTACGTGTTGAAATTGAAGCTCTTGATATTGAAACGGCAGGTTCTTCTAAACCATTAAAATTGACTTGTAGCTTTGGTGTGAGTGAATGGGCCAAAGGAGATAGTATTGAGAGCCTTCTTAAACGCTCTGACTTAGGCCTTTACCTGGCGAAGGAAAGTGGTCGCAATCAAGTGCAATTTAATAAATATACCCCAAATGATTTTATTCCTGAGCGCAGCGAAGTGATTGAGATTGTTGAACTTGATCCTAACGTTGTTGAGCTTAATTCATAG